A stretch of the Solirubrobacterales bacterium genome encodes the following:
- the sigH gene encoding RNA polymerase sporulation sigma factor SigH has protein sequence MVARAKAGDLRASDHLIRRYQKFVRLKASSYFLVGGDSEDLVQEGLLGLHKAIRDYRSDRESSFRSFAELCITRQIITAVKSATRNKHAPLNQYVSFGQSPAASGDSDTTMEEILPGPSCFDPANQAISSEELACLVSSLKGSLSEMESAVLGHYLEDRSYEEVAGLLECDTKTVDNALQRVKRKVIRHLESRQVAA, from the coding sequence ATGGTCGCCAGGGCGAAGGCGGGTGACCTGCGTGCCTCGGATCACCTGATCAGGCGCTACCAGAAGTTCGTGCGACTCAAGGCCTCATCCTACTTTCTGGTCGGAGGAGACTCCGAGGACCTGGTCCAGGAGGGGTTGCTCGGGCTGCACAAGGCGATCAGGGACTACCGCAGTGACCGTGAATCGAGCTTTCGCAGTTTCGCCGAGCTCTGCATCACCAGGCAGATCATCACCGCGGTCAAGTCTGCCACCCGGAACAAGCACGCTCCGCTCAATCAGTACGTCTCGTTCGGGCAGTCTCCGGCCGCATCCGGGGACAGCGACACCACCATGGAGGAGATCCTCCCGGGCCCGTCCTGCTTCGATCCGGCCAATCAGGCGATCTCATCGGAGGAACTGGCCTGCCTTGTCTCCTCGCTCAAGGGCAGCCTGTCCGAGATGGAGTCGGCGGTTCTCGGCCACTACCTGGAAGATCGCTCCTACGAAGAGGTGGCAGGACTGCTCGAGTGCGACACCAAGACGGTCGACAACGCACTCCAGCGGGTCAAGCGCAAGGTCATCCGTCACCTGGAGTCGCGTCAGGTCGCGGCCTGA
- the rlmB gene encoding 23S rRNA (guanosine(2251)-2'-O)-methyltransferase RlmB — MAEGRTEMIYGRRPVEEAGRGRRRVHRIWRTPESSPDQLTDLCGSPDHQGVVAEVDPYPYVGGDELLIGDDALIVVLDQIQDPRNLGAVCRSAEVAGAAGVVIPERRAATVTAAAAKAAAGAVEHLAIARVRNVSDWITAAKSAGFWVWGADGTADSTPWQVDLTGSTVLVMGTEEKGLRPRVAASCDGLVAIPQAGRTDSLNVSAAASVLLFEAVRQRRS; from the coding sequence ATGGCGGAGGGCCGAACGGAGATGATCTACGGGCGGCGGCCGGTGGAGGAAGCCGGACGGGGACGGCGCCGCGTGCACCGGATCTGGCGAACCCCCGAAAGCTCACCGGATCAACTGACCGATCTCTGCGGTTCACCCGACCATCAGGGTGTGGTCGCCGAGGTGGACCCTTACCCGTATGTGGGTGGGGATGAGCTTCTGATCGGGGACGACGCGTTGATCGTGGTCCTGGACCAGATCCAGGATCCGCGCAACCTCGGAGCGGTCTGCCGATCGGCCGAGGTTGCCGGGGCGGCCGGGGTGGTCATCCCCGAGCGTCGGGCGGCTACCGTCACCGCTGCCGCCGCGAAGGCCGCGGCCGGGGCGGTCGAGCACCTGGCGATCGCCAGGGTGCGGAACGTGAGCGACTGGATCACCGCCGCCAAGTCCGCCGGTTTCTGGGTCTGGGGTGCGGACGGAACCGCGGATTCAACCCCCTGGCAGGTCGATCTGACCGGATCCACGGTGCTGGTCATGGGCACCGAGGAGAAGGGTCTGCGGCCCCGGGTGGCTGCTTCCTGCGACGGGCTGGTGGCAATCCCGCAGGCCGGAAGGACGGACTCACTCAACGTCTCGGCGGCAGCCTCGGTCCTGCTCTTCGAAGCGGTCCGTCAACGCCGGTCCTGA
- the cysS gene encoding cysteine--tRNA ligase has translation MSGELCPLDPAEEIGIYACGPTVYSRIHIGNARPFVVFSLLARFLRSEGYRTRLAINVTDINDKIYDAARQRGVGSPDLAREMTGFYFEDTSRLGLGRPDAEPLATETVGPIIDLIADLVESGHAYESAGDVYFAVRSFAGYGKLSHRPTEDMEQGEGDDASTRKRDPLDFALWKGRKEGEDTSWESPWGPGRPGWHIECSAMAENELGELPFAIHGGGSDLVFPHHENEIAQSEAARGRPLARIWMHNGMLETDALKMSKSEGNIFQLSEALDRFGPEVVVSYLISGHYRQPLAFGEAQLEEAAARVERLRNFLRENPPGEEPEPAAASAADRFRDALADDFNTPRAMSELFELVRQSNQSRVAGAGTAVAGLLELVGLGSLAADEGGGPDEEALALLKERELARAGKEWELADRIRERLAGLGWEVRDGAGGATLVPRTGE, from the coding sequence ATGAGCGGCGAGCTCTGCCCGCTCGACCCGGCCGAAGAGATCGGTATCTACGCCTGTGGCCCGACCGTCTACAGCCGCATCCACATCGGCAACGCGAGACCCTTCGTGGTCTTCTCCCTGCTGGCACGATTCCTTCGCAGCGAGGGCTACCGGACCCGTCTGGCGATCAACGTCACCGACATCAACGACAAGATCTATGACGCCGCCCGGCAGCGGGGGGTGGGCTCCCCGGATCTGGCCCGCGAGATGACCGGGTTCTACTTTGAGGATACCTCCCGGCTCGGGCTGGGCCGGCCGGATGCGGAGCCGCTGGCCACCGAGACGGTCGGCCCGATCATCGACCTGATCGCCGATCTGGTCGAGTCCGGTCACGCTTACGAGTCCGCCGGAGACGTGTACTTCGCGGTTCGCAGTTTCGCGGGCTACGGGAAGCTCTCCCACCGGCCGACCGAGGACATGGAGCAGGGGGAGGGCGACGACGCCTCGACCCGCAAGCGGGATCCGCTCGATTTCGCCCTCTGGAAGGGCCGGAAGGAGGGTGAGGACACAAGCTGGGAGTCGCCCTGGGGACCCGGTCGCCCCGGCTGGCACATCGAGTGTTCTGCCATGGCTGAAAACGAACTCGGGGAGCTGCCCTTCGCGATCCACGGGGGTGGATCCGACCTGGTCTTTCCTCATCACGAAAACGAGATCGCCCAGTCTGAGGCGGCCCGGGGAAGGCCGCTGGCCCGGATCTGGATGCATAACGGGATGCTCGAGACCGACGCGCTGAAGATGTCCAAGTCCGAAGGGAACATCTTCCAGCTCTCGGAAGCTCTCGATCGGTTTGGCCCGGAGGTCGTGGTCTCCTACCTGATCTCCGGCCACTACCGCCAGCCGCTCGCTTTCGGCGAGGCGCAGCTTGAGGAGGCGGCGGCCAGGGTGGAGCGACTGCGGAACTTCCTGCGTGAGAACCCGCCCGGCGAGGAGCCGGAACCGGCTGCAGCTTCCGCCGCGGATCGGTTCCGGGATGCCCTGGCGGACGACTTCAACACGCCTCGGGCGATGAGCGAGCTTTTCGAACTGGTCCGGCAGAGCAATCAGTCCCGGGTCGCCGGGGCCGGTACCGCGGTCGCCGGATTGCTTGAACTGGTCGGGCTGGGGTCGCTCGCCGCCGACGAGGGGGGCGGCCCGGACGAAGAGGCGCTGGCCCTGCTCAAGGAACGGGAACTCGCCCGCGCCGGCAAGGAGTGGGAGCTCGCCGACCGGATCCGTGAGCGGCTGGCCGGACTCGGCTGGGAGGTCAGGGACGGGGCCGGTGGTGCCACGCTCGTGCCGCGTACCGGGGAGTGA